The Pseudomonas asiatica genome has a segment encoding these proteins:
- the erpA gene encoding iron-sulfur cluster insertion protein ErpA, with translation MSVETFTPTALEFTHGAAQKVKNLVSEEGNDRLKLRVFVTGGGCSGFQYGFTFDEDVAEDDTIVEREGVSLVVDPMSFQYLAGAEVDYQEGLEGSRFVIKNPNAATTCGCGSSFSI, from the coding sequence ATGAGCGTCGAAACCTTCACCCCCACCGCTTTGGAATTCACCCACGGCGCTGCGCAAAAGGTGAAGAACCTGGTTTCCGAGGAAGGCAACGATCGTCTGAAGCTGCGCGTGTTCGTCACCGGTGGCGGCTGCTCGGGCTTCCAGTATGGCTTTACCTTCGATGAAGACGTGGCCGAAGACGACACCATCGTCGAGCGCGAAGGTGTTTCCCTTGTGGTCGACCCGATGAGCTTCCAGTACCTGGCCGGCGCCGAGGTGGATTACCAGGAAGGCCTGGAAGGCTCGCGCTTCGTGATCAAGAACCCGAACGCTGCCACCACCTGTGGCTGCGGCTCCTCGTTCTCGATCTGA
- the coq7 gene encoding 2-polyprenyl-3-methyl-6-methoxy-1,4-benzoquinone monooxygenase: MATERHYSPLDRLLLQADTAMRTLLPFSGQPARPSPAIVQPDVDLDEQQARHVAGLMRINHTGEVCAQALYQGQALTAKLPEVRKAMEHAAEEEVDHLAWCEQRIRQLNSHPSVLNPLFYGMSFGIGALAGLVSDKISLGFVAATEHQVCKHLDEHLEQIPQEDEKSRAILEQMRIDEEQHAESALEAGGYRFPAPVRFGMSLLAKVMTKSTYRI; this comes from the coding sequence ATGGCTACCGAACGTCACTACTCGCCGCTCGACCGCTTGTTGCTGCAGGCCGATACCGCCATGCGCACCTTGCTGCCCTTCAGCGGCCAACCCGCCCGCCCATCGCCGGCCATCGTCCAGCCGGACGTCGACCTGGACGAACAGCAGGCTCGTCATGTTGCCGGGCTGATGCGTATCAACCACACCGGTGAAGTCTGCGCCCAGGCGCTGTACCAGGGCCAGGCCCTGACCGCCAAGCTGCCCGAAGTGCGCAAGGCCATGGAACACGCCGCCGAGGAAGAAGTGGACCACCTGGCCTGGTGCGAACAGCGCATTCGCCAGCTGAACAGCCACCCCAGCGTGCTCAACCCGTTGTTCTACGGCATGTCGTTCGGTATCGGCGCACTCGCCGGGCTGGTCAGCGACAAGATCAGCCTGGGCTTCGTCGCCGCCACCGAGCACCAGGTGTGCAAGCACCTCGACGAGCACCTGGAGCAGATCCCGCAGGAAGACGAAAAGTCCCGGGCCATCCTCGAGCAGATGCGCATCGATGAGGAACAGCACGCCGAGTCTGCACTGGAAGCCGGCGGTTATCGCTTCCCCGCCCCTGTTCGCTTTGGCATGAGCCTGTTGGCCAAGGTCATGACCAAGAGCACCTACCGTATCTGA
- the hemJ gene encoding protoporphyrinogen oxidase HemJ: MLYLWIKALHIVSVVCWFAGLFYLPRLFVYHAQSQDSISQERFVTMERKLFRGIMNPAMIATYVFGAWMLYLTPGWLSQGWLHAKLTLVILLTVYHHMCGAQRKRFASGSNTRSHVYYRWFNEVPVLFLLGIVILVVVKPF, encoded by the coding sequence ATGCTTTACCTATGGATCAAAGCGCTGCATATCGTCAGCGTGGTCTGCTGGTTCGCCGGCCTGTTCTACCTGCCGCGGCTGTTCGTCTACCACGCCCAAAGCCAGGACAGCATCAGCCAGGAACGTTTCGTGACCATGGAGCGCAAGCTGTTTCGCGGCATCATGAACCCGGCGATGATCGCCACCTACGTGTTCGGCGCGTGGATGCTCTACCTCACGCCCGGCTGGCTCAGCCAGGGCTGGCTGCATGCCAAGCTGACCCTGGTCATCCTGCTGACCGTCTACCATCACATGTGCGGCGCCCAGCGCAAGCGCTTCGCCAGCGGCAGCAACACCCGCAGCCACGTCTACTATCGCTGGTTCAACGAAGTGCCCGTGCTGTTCCTGCTGGGTATCGTAATTCTGGTGGTGGTCAAACCGTTCTGA
- the tyrS gene encoding tyrosine--tRNA ligase, protein MKSVEEQLALIKRGAEEVLVESELVEKLKRGQPLRIKAGFDPTAPDLHLGHTVLINKLRQFQDLGHQVIFLIGDFTGMIGDPSGKSATRPPLTREQVLENAETYKQQVFKILDPAKTEVAFNSTWMDKLTPADFIRLASQYTVARMLERDDFDKRYTTNQPIAIHEFLYPLVQGYDSVALKADVELGGTDQKFNLLMGRELQRAYGQEAQNIVTMPLLEGLDGVKKMSKSLGNYVGIQEAPGVMYSKLVSIPDTLMWRYFELLSFRSMEEIEQFRADVANGANPRDIKIKLAEEIVARFHGEEAAANAHRAAGNRMKEGELPEDLPEIEVAAGESLPIAAVLNRAGLVKNSAQARDLLSGGAVKVDGAVVDRDFMFALGATHVCQAGKKSFARVTLKAE, encoded by the coding sequence ATGAAGTCGGTTGAAGAGCAGCTGGCGCTTATCAAGCGCGGTGCGGAAGAAGTACTGGTCGAGTCGGAACTGGTGGAGAAGCTCAAGCGCGGCCAGCCTCTGCGCATCAAGGCCGGCTTCGACCCGACCGCGCCTGACCTGCACCTTGGGCACACGGTGCTGATCAACAAGCTGCGCCAGTTCCAGGACCTGGGGCACCAGGTCATCTTCCTGATCGGTGACTTCACCGGCATGATCGGTGACCCGAGCGGCAAGAGCGCCACGCGCCCGCCGCTGACCCGCGAGCAGGTGCTGGAAAACGCCGAGACCTACAAGCAGCAGGTGTTCAAGATCCTCGATCCGGCCAAGACCGAGGTCGCGTTCAACTCCACCTGGATGGACAAGCTGACCCCGGCCGACTTCATTCGCCTGGCGTCGCAGTACACCGTGGCGCGCATGCTCGAGCGCGATGACTTCGACAAGCGCTACACCACCAACCAGCCTATTGCCATCCACGAGTTCCTGTACCCGCTGGTGCAGGGTTATGACTCGGTGGCCCTGAAGGCGGATGTCGAGCTGGGTGGTACTGACCAGAAGTTCAACCTGCTGATGGGGCGTGAGCTGCAGCGCGCCTATGGCCAGGAAGCGCAGAACATCGTGACTATGCCGCTGCTCGAAGGGCTCGACGGCGTGAAGAAGATGTCCAAGTCTCTGGGTAACTATGTAGGTATCCAGGAAGCGCCGGGGGTGATGTACAGCAAGCTGGTGTCGATCCCGGATACCCTGATGTGGCGCTACTTCGAACTGCTGAGCTTCCGTTCGATGGAAGAGATCGAGCAGTTCCGTGCCGACGTCGCCAATGGTGCCAACCCGCGCGACATCAAGATCAAGCTGGCGGAAGAGATCGTTGCGCGCTTCCATGGCGAGGAGGCTGCGGCCAATGCTCACCGTGCCGCGGGTAACCGTATGAAGGAAGGCGAGCTGCCGGAAGATCTGCCGGAAATCGAAGTGGCTGCGGGCGAAAGCCTGCCGATTGCTGCCGTACTGAACCGGGCAGGCCTGGTGAAGAACTCGGCTCAGGCGCGGGACTTGCTGAGTGGTGGTGCGGTGAAGGTCGATGGTGCGGTGGTTGATCGTGACTTCATGTTTGCGCTGGGTGCTACCCATGTGTGCCAGGCGGGCAAGAAGTCGTTTGCCCGGGTTACCCTCAAGGCTGAGTGA
- the argC gene encoding N-acetyl-gamma-glutamyl-phosphate reductase, with protein MIKVGIVGGTGYTGVELLRLLAQHPQAEVAVITSRSEAGVAVADMYPNLRGHYDGLAFSVPDSKTLAACDVVFFATPHGVAHALAGELLAAGTKVIDLSADFRLQDAAEWGKWYGQPHGAPELLKDAVYGLPEVNREKIRQARLIAVPGCYPTATQLGFLPLLEAGLADPSRLIADCKSGVSGAGRGAAVGSLFCEAGESMKAYAVKGHRHLPEISQGLRLAAGKDIGLTFVPHLTPMIRGIHATLYATVADTSVDLQALFEKRYANEPFVDVMPAGSHPETRSVRGANVCRIAVHRPQGGDLVVVLSVIDNLVKGASGQAVQNLNILFGLDERMGLSHAGLLP; from the coding sequence ATGATCAAGGTCGGTATCGTCGGCGGCACGGGTTACACCGGCGTCGAACTGTTGCGTCTGCTGGCACAGCATCCACAGGCCGAAGTGGCGGTCATCACTTCGCGCTCCGAGGCGGGCGTTGCAGTGGCGGACATGTACCCGAACCTGCGCGGCCACTATGACGGGCTGGCGTTCAGCGTGCCGGACAGCAAGACCCTGGCCGCCTGCGACGTGGTGTTCTTCGCCACCCCGCACGGTGTTGCCCACGCCCTGGCTGGCGAACTGCTGGCGGCCGGTACCAAGGTGATCGACCTGTCGGCCGACTTCCGCCTGCAGGACGCCGCCGAGTGGGGCAAGTGGTACGGCCAGCCGCACGGTGCGCCAGAGCTGCTCAAGGACGCGGTATACGGCCTGCCTGAAGTCAACCGCGAGAAGATTCGCCAGGCACGCCTGATCGCTGTGCCGGGTTGCTACCCGACCGCCACCCAACTGGGCTTCCTGCCGCTGCTGGAAGCTGGCCTGGCCGACCCGTCGCGCCTGATCGCCGACTGCAAGTCGGGTGTCAGCGGCGCTGGCCGTGGTGCGGCGGTGGGCTCGCTGTTCTGCGAGGCCGGCGAAAGCATGAAAGCCTACGCAGTGAAGGGCCATCGCCACCTGCCGGAAATCAGCCAGGGCCTGCGCCTGGCCGCTGGCAAGGATATCGGCCTGACTTTCGTGCCGCACCTGACGCCAATGATTCGTGGCATCCACGCCACCCTGTACGCTACCGTCGCCGACACCTCGGTCGACCTGCAGGCGCTGTTCGAGAAGCGTTACGCCAATGAACCGTTCGTCGATGTGATGCCGGCTGGCAGCCACCCGGAAACCCGCAGTGTGCGCGGCGCCAACGTCTGCCGCATTGCCGTTCATCGCCCGCAAGGTGGTGACCTGGTGGTGGTGCTGTCGGTGATCGACAACCTGGTCAAGGGCGCGTCCGGCCAGGCGGTGCAGAACCTCAACATCCTGTTCGGCCTGGACGAGCGCATGGGCTTGTCACACGCGGGCCTGCTGCCGTAA
- a CDS encoding anhydro-N-acetylmuramic acid kinase produces MALYLGVMSGTSLDGLDIALIEQGEQLELLATHYLPMPGDLRQELLGLCSSGPDEIARAALAENRWASLAGEGIRQLLARQGLQAGAIRAIGSHGQTIRHEPARGFTVQIGNPALLAELTGISVVADFRRRDVAAGGQGAPLVPAFHETLFSHLGQRLAILNVGGFSNLSLIEHDKPVHGFDCGPGNVLLDAWIERKRGQAYDADGAWAASGVVQADLLSALLADPFFAGSGPKSTGREVFNLPWLDGHLTRLPAYRDEDVQATLLELTARSIIDSLSNAQQGTEALLVCGGGARNGALMARLGQLLPDARVASTGAHGVDPDWVEAMAFAWLAHCCLEGIAANRPSVTAAKGLRVLGAIYPA; encoded by the coding sequence ATGGCGCTCTACCTGGGGGTGATGTCCGGCACCAGCCTCGATGGCCTGGACATTGCCTTGATCGAACAAGGCGAACAGCTCGAACTGCTCGCCACCCACTACCTGCCCATGCCCGGCGACCTGCGCCAGGAACTGCTGGGCCTTTGCAGCAGCGGCCCTGACGAGATCGCCCGCGCTGCACTGGCGGAAAACCGCTGGGCCAGCCTGGCAGGCGAAGGCATCCGCCAACTGCTGGCCAGGCAAGGGCTGCAGGCCGGAGCCATCCGCGCCATCGGCAGCCACGGCCAGACCATCCGCCACGAACCTGCACGCGGCTTTACCGTGCAGATCGGCAACCCGGCGCTGCTGGCCGAGCTTACCGGTATCAGCGTGGTCGCCGACTTCCGCCGTCGCGATGTGGCCGCCGGCGGCCAAGGTGCGCCACTGGTGCCGGCCTTCCATGAAACCCTGTTCAGCCACCTGGGCCAGCGCCTGGCCATTCTCAACGTGGGCGGTTTCAGCAACCTCAGCCTGATCGAACACGACAAGCCAGTCCACGGCTTCGACTGCGGCCCGGGCAACGTGCTGCTGGATGCCTGGATCGAACGCAAGCGCGGCCAGGCCTACGATGCGGATGGGGCTTGGGCTGCCTCGGGCGTGGTGCAGGCCGACTTGCTCAGCGCACTGCTGGCCGACCCGTTCTTCGCCGGCAGCGGCCCGAAGAGCACCGGCCGCGAAGTATTCAACCTGCCCTGGCTGGATGGCCACCTGACCCGCCTGCCCGCTTACCGCGACGAGGACGTACAGGCAACATTGCTGGAACTGACCGCACGCAGCATCATCGACTCGTTGAGCAACGCCCAGCAAGGCACCGAAGCGCTGCTGGTCTGCGGTGGCGGTGCGCGCAACGGCGCCCTGATGGCACGCCTCGGCCAGTTGCTGCCCGACGCCCGTGTCGCCAGCACCGGCGCCCATGGCGTGGACCCGGACTGGGTCGAAGCCATGGCCTTCGCCTGGCTGGCCCACTGTTGCCTGGAAGGCATCGCTGCCAATCGCCCTAGCGTGACAGCGGCCAAGGGCCTGCGCGTACTCGGCGCAATCTACCCGGCCTGA
- a CDS encoding NAD(P)H-dependent flavin oxidoreductase, which yields MSLPASLEQRLRLPVVAAPMFLISNPRLVLACCSSGVVGSFPALNQRDSAGFKAWLEEIEAGLAQLQAPAPYAVNLIVHPTNPRLQADLALCVEHRVPIVITSLGAVKEVVDAVHGYGGLVFHDVTTRRHAEKAAEAGVDGLIAVAAGAGGHAGTWSPFALAAEIRQFFDKTLLLAGCLNHGHEILAAQMLGADLAYMGTRFIATAESQAPDAYKQMLLDSHAADIVHTPAVSGVPASFLRPSLEQAGYDINAIKGGHEQGKLKPIDDEAKAWKTVWSAGQGVGGIDDLPSASALIGRLHDEYRDALERCQALRARTL from the coding sequence ATGTCGTTACCTGCCTCCCTCGAACAACGCCTGCGTCTGCCCGTGGTTGCCGCACCGATGTTCCTGATCTCCAACCCCAGGCTGGTACTGGCCTGCTGCTCCAGCGGCGTGGTCGGCAGCTTCCCGGCCCTGAACCAGCGCGACAGCGCCGGCTTCAAGGCCTGGCTGGAGGAAATCGAGGCAGGCCTGGCACAGCTGCAGGCGCCAGCCCCCTATGCCGTCAACCTGATCGTCCACCCGACCAACCCGCGCCTGCAGGCCGACCTGGCGTTGTGCGTGGAACATCGTGTGCCGATCGTCATCACCAGCCTCGGCGCGGTGAAGGAAGTGGTCGATGCCGTGCATGGCTACGGCGGCCTGGTGTTCCACGATGTCACCACCCGCCGCCATGCCGAGAAAGCCGCCGAAGCCGGTGTCGATGGCCTGATCGCCGTTGCTGCAGGCGCAGGCGGCCATGCGGGCACCTGGAGCCCGTTCGCCCTGGCCGCGGAAATTCGCCAGTTCTTCGACAAGACCCTGCTGCTGGCCGGCTGCCTCAACCACGGCCATGAGATCCTCGCCGCGCAAATGCTGGGGGCGGACCTTGCATACATGGGCACCCGCTTCATCGCCACCGCAGAAAGCCAGGCCCCGGACGCCTACAAGCAGATGCTGCTCGATTCCCATGCCGCCGACATCGTCCACACCCCGGCGGTGTCCGGCGTCCCCGCCAGCTTCCTGCGCCCGAGCCTGGAACAGGCCGGCTATGACATCAACGCCATCAAGGGCGGCCATGAGCAAGGCAAGCTCAAGCCGATCGACGACGAAGCCAAGGCCTGGAAGACCGTGTGGTCGGCGGGCCAGGGGGTCGGCGGTATCGACGACCTGCCCAGCGCCAGCGCGCTGATCGGACGGCTGCATGACGAATACCGGGACGCCCTGGAACGCTGCCAGGCCCTGCGCGCCCGCACCCTGTAG
- a CDS encoding SDR family NAD(P)-dependent oxidoreductase — MTRYAMITGASSGLGLALAEALARRGRNLILVARQRETLEPVAIELTQRFGVEVLFRACDLSQPLRLSGFVLELEEGERRIDLLVNCAGLRTYGPFLAHEWADEQDLLEVNVLALSRLCHAIGNLMAVQGGGQILNVAGLAGVAPGPWMAAYAASKAYVLSFSQALREELKRTGIKVSVLCPGPVRSSRRRIPRLDGKPRCLSPEEVALYTVRALDKNRALILPGRRNRWLAFAPRLLPRWLVRKLAGAIHRRYCPVGME; from the coding sequence ATGACCCGTTACGCCATGATCACTGGTGCTTCCAGCGGCCTGGGCCTGGCCCTGGCGGAAGCCCTGGCGCGGCGCGGGCGCAATCTGATCCTGGTGGCACGCCAGCGTGAAACGCTGGAACCGGTGGCCATCGAGCTGACCCAACGCTTCGGTGTCGAGGTGCTGTTCCGTGCCTGCGACCTCAGCCAGCCGTTGCGCCTGTCGGGCTTCGTGCTGGAACTGGAGGAAGGCGAGCGGCGCATCGACCTGCTGGTCAATTGTGCCGGCCTGCGCACCTACGGGCCATTCCTGGCCCATGAGTGGGCCGACGAACAGGACCTGCTGGAAGTCAACGTGCTGGCCCTGAGCCGCCTGTGCCACGCCATCGGTAACCTGATGGCCGTGCAGGGCGGCGGGCAGATCCTCAATGTCGCCGGCCTGGCCGGGGTGGCGCCTGGCCCGTGGATGGCCGCCTATGCCGCCAGCAAGGCCTATGTGCTGAGCTTCTCCCAGGCCTTGCGTGAAGAACTCAAGCGCACCGGCATCAAGGTTTCGGTACTGTGCCCCGGCCCGGTGCGCTCCTCGCGCCGGCGCATTCCGCGGCTGGATGGCAAGCCACGCTGCCTCAGCCCTGAGGAAGTGGCGCTGTACACCGTGCGCGCGCTGGACAAGAACCGTGCACTGATACTGCCCGGTCGTCGCAACCGCTGGCTGGCGTTCGCCCCGCGCCTGCTGCCACGGTGGCTGGTGCGCAAGCTGGCAGGGGCCATCCACCGCCGCTATTGCCCGGTAGGCATGGAATAG
- a CDS encoding histidine triad nucleotide-binding protein, with protein sequence MDDLFIKIINREIPAKIIYEDDQVLAFHDIAPQAPVHFLVIPKKHIRTLNDLTEEDKGLAGHILFTAQRLAKELGCEEGFRVVMNCNEQGGQTVYHIHMHVLGQRQMHWPPG encoded by the coding sequence GTGGACGATTTATTCATCAAGATCATCAACCGGGAGATCCCGGCGAAGATCATCTACGAGGACGACCAGGTTCTGGCGTTCCACGATATCGCCCCCCAGGCGCCCGTGCATTTTCTGGTCATCCCGAAAAAGCACATCCGCACCCTCAATGACTTGACCGAAGAAGACAAAGGCCTGGCTGGTCATATCTTGTTCACCGCCCAGCGTCTGGCCAAGGAACTTGGCTGCGAGGAAGGCTTCCGCGTAGTGATGAACTGCAACGAGCAAGGCGGCCAGACCGTCTACCACATCCACATGCACGTGCTTGGCCAGCGCCAGATGCACTGGCCACCGGGCTGA
- a CDS encoding peptidoglycan DD-metalloendopeptidase family protein yields MTNEPPKAPPLYPKSHLLAASGIAALLSLALLVFPSSEVEAKKTTLNLELESPAEQLKDESRAAPLVQAEGEQGSPFAQIEEAPPETQKAEQEAPAAEPVVEAAKQPSHREVTVARGDTLSTLFAKVGLPTNAVHDLLASNKQAKQFSQLKHGQVLQFELDKDGQLASLHSKVSNLETIRLTKTDKGYTFNREISKPVVRTAYAHGVIKSSLSASAQRAGLSHSMTMDMARVLGYDIDFAQDIRPGDEFDVVYEQKVMDGKVVGTGNILSARFTNRGKTYTAVRYTNKQGNTSYYTADGNSLRKAFIRTPVDFARISSRFSAGRKHPILNKIRAHKGVDYAAPRGTPIKAAGDGRIELAGRRGGYGNTVIIQHGNRYKTLYGHMQGFAKGIKTGGSVKQGQIIGYIGTTGLSTGPHLHYEFQVNGVHVDPLSQKVPMADPIARNERQRFLQQSQPLIARMDQEKATLLAANKR; encoded by the coding sequence ATGACCAACGAACCGCCTAAAGCGCCCCCGCTTTATCCGAAAAGCCATCTGTTGGCCGCCAGCGGCATCGCCGCCCTGCTCAGCCTGGCCCTGCTGGTGTTCCCCTCCAGCGAAGTGGAAGCCAAGAAAACCACCCTCAACCTCGAGCTGGAGAGCCCTGCCGAGCAGTTGAAGGACGAATCCCGCGCTGCGCCCCTGGTGCAGGCAGAAGGTGAGCAAGGCTCGCCATTCGCCCAGATCGAAGAGGCCCCCCCCGAGACCCAGAAGGCCGAGCAGGAAGCCCCTGCCGCCGAACCGGTCGTCGAAGCCGCCAAGCAACCCAGCCACCGTGAAGTCACCGTGGCCCGGGGCGATACCCTGTCCACCCTGTTCGCCAAGGTCGGCTTGCCGACCAATGCGGTGCACGACCTGCTGGCCAGCAACAAGCAGGCCAAGCAGTTCAGCCAGCTCAAGCACGGCCAGGTGCTGCAGTTCGAGCTCGACAAGGACGGCCAGCTGGCCAGCCTGCACAGCAAGGTCAGCAACCTCGAAACCATTCGCCTGACCAAGACCGACAAGGGCTATACCTTCAACCGCGAAATCAGCAAGCCGGTAGTGCGTACCGCCTACGCCCACGGCGTGATCAAAAGCTCGCTGTCGGCCTCGGCCCAGCGCGCCGGCCTGTCCCACAGCATGACCATGGACATGGCCCGCGTGCTGGGTTACGACATCGATTTCGCCCAGGACATTCGCCCGGGCGATGAATTCGACGTGGTCTACGAGCAGAAGGTAATGGACGGCAAGGTCGTCGGCACCGGTAACATCCTGTCCGCGCGCTTCACCAACCGCGGCAAGACCTACACCGCCGTGCGCTATACCAACAAGCAGGGCAACACCAGCTACTACACCGCTGATGGCAACAGCCTGCGCAAGGCCTTCATCCGCACCCCGGTCGACTTCGCCCGCATCAGCTCGCGCTTCTCCGCCGGCCGCAAGCACCCGATCCTGAACAAGATCCGTGCCCACAAGGGCGTCGACTACGCCGCCCCGCGCGGCACTCCGATCAAGGCAGCCGGTGACGGCCGCATCGAGCTGGCCGGGCGCCGCGGTGGTTACGGCAACACCGTGATCATCCAGCACGGTAACCGCTACAAGACGCTGTACGGCCACATGCAGGGCTTTGCCAAGGGCATCAAGACCGGCGGCTCGGTCAAGCAGGGCCAGATCATCGGCTACATCGGCACCACCGGCCTGTCCACCGGTCCGCACCTGCACTACGAGTTTCAGGTCAACGGTGTGCACGTCGACCCGCTGAGCCAGAAAGTGCCGATGGCCGACCCGATCGCCAGGAACGAGCGCCAGCGTTTCCTGCAGCAAAGCCAACCCCTGATCGCCCGCATGGATCAGGAAAAGGCCACCCTGCTCGCAGCGAACAAGCGCTAA